The genomic stretch GTGACATTCTTCCCGAAGAGGGAACTCCAAAAGGGCCCGGCAGTAGGGTGTGATCGACATTTCTTGGTGAAAATGTCGTCTTGATTGGAGAAAGCATGCTCTGTTGCTGCTGCTGGAATTGGTTAAGGACAGCCGACTTTTGTGTAGGTGAGAAAACAGTCGAGGCCAATGTTTGATCTGAATATCGAGGAGACGAGCTCTCCACAGAAAAAATTTCCTCCAGATTCGAAGGGGTTAGGGTTTTAGGACGAACAGAACGGCTCATCATATTAGCACTAATACTTGACTGAGAGAGATGAGGCAGCTCATTTaagagctgctgctgctgctgctggagATCCATATCTCCGAATGCATTCATATCTTCAAATGGAATATCTCTAGCATGAAGAGACGAGCGCAGCCGACTAGATTGGAAGTTGCTTCCGGGTAAATGCAGCGCTGGAACATTTTGCTGGAACTGCCAACTTGGGTTTGAAATGCTATTGGCAGATGGAGACATGGGAGGAGTGAACGGAGATGGGGACATGGCAGGAACTGAAGATGGTGAACCAGGAAGAAGGCTCATTGCTGCAGTGAAATCCATGGCATTGGCAGCAGAGGCATTTGATCGAGGAGAAGGAACAGCGGAGCCAGTTGAGACATACAAGGGTCTGAGCTCCTCTTGTGTGTGAGCAAAGAAGCAAACTCTTCTATTGCAGCTCGTCCCATCCTTGCATAGCCGGGTCCTGTACTGGGCAGGGTGCAGCCAGCACTCGAAAACCCCATGAGCATATTCACACATGTCCCCTCTTCGACAAGCCCCCTTACGAAAATCTGGACATGGCACACAGCTGTAGTGGTACTTCCTAGGATCCCTTCTTCGAGCATTCTCACCGGGGTGAACGAAGGGGCACTCAGTCCAGTCGTGCGAGTAGGCACGAGAACAAGGCCGGACCTTGAACGAAAACATCCTAAATTCATCTGTAGAGTAGATGCTGTTCTTGATGTCAGGTAAAGAAGGGTCAACAGGGTATTCTTTCTTCTCGGGTGCAGGCAACGCAGGAAGATCATTGGATTTCATGCCCTCCGGAGAAGGCACTAACTCCGGAGAACGGGGGGACCCATTTGCAAGAGATGGTGAAAGCGGCGGTGAGTCCAGACTCGAAGCACCTATCAATACTCTAAGATGGTGCTCCTCCTCGAAGGAAGTACCCATTGTGAGCATCATTTGAATGGAATATTTAGTCGCCTGTGACTTTGGAGAGACAACAACAACATCAAGAGGTCTACGGCCATTGGCATCAGTTAAATTCGGATCTGCACCAGATGCCAGAAGCAGTTTCACAGCATCAACTGCATTAACCGATCCACCTGAAGCAGCACAGTGAAGGGCTGTGCTATTATCAACACCACAGTCGCGATTAACATCAACTTCGGGTAAGGAGACAATCAGTTTCAGAACATCAATGCTGCCATAAGTAGCAGCCACCATCAAGGGGGTTAGATGCTGCAGAACCATCTGACTCGAGCCATTTTGTCGCCCATACCATAGCCCAACCTCGTCAACACTTGAAGGGTTGCAACCAATAAACTTCTTGAATCCCTCTAAATCATTGTTGGCAGCGTGTTCGAGCAAGCTTGTAAACGTGTCTTCAGTTTCAACATTCAGAAAACTATAACTCATAGCTGCAGCTCCTCTACTGTCAAATCCAAAAGGAGTCAAGATGTTCTATTTCCAGCTTCGGATATCCATCTGGATGAGacaggaaaacaaaaaaaatccagTTTGGAATCAGAAAGTGAAGTGAACAACAATACTCATCAAAaaataaacactactaataaagGTTGCCGAATAAAGAGTATTATCTCTTCATATCAAAAAGGATCAAATTTGCATAAAAAACAACCTGCAAAATCTAGTAAAACAATACTCTGTATATCATTATAGGAAAGGTAGTAAATGGTAAAAGTAAGAAGTGATCTTAACAACCAATTTCAAACTCAGAATACTAAGATTCCAGCAAGCAAGAAAAGTAATGATATTCCGAAAGTCGATCATTGACAGCTTATGCTAATCAATCTGGCAAACAAAACATCATGCAGTTATATGGCAAGAAACACTAAAAATATCATCAATTCATCTTTTTTTGGCATCTGTAACACTAATAAGCATCTGAATCTGTACTCCAAATTCCAAAATTGTCATCCTGAATTAACTAAACTGAAATGAATTTTTCCATTCAATGATCACATAAGAAAAAATATACCACCTCAAAACTAAAATCCCAGTacaaaaaatcagaaaatccAAATCATAGCTACAGAGACATCAATAATCCATTTTAAAAATGGAACAGTAGATACCTAATTCATCTTCAATAAACCCAAAccagaaaaaaagaaaaaaagcaaAACAACAATTTGAACCCTTGTATCATGCATGCCTGCAAACTCAAGTTCAAAAAATCTAAACTTGATTAATTTTGTTACACATAAAACAAGTTCAACAAGAATCAAGATTGAAACTTTCATAAAGCGTAGAGTACAAGCACCAGTACATACTGcacaaaaaaaaagacaaactaaaccacacaaatacacacttCTCACACCACACCAACAAAAACCAAGCACATAAAACGTTGAAAAAGGCAAACTTTCCTCACCAtttaacaccaaattcaaaagaGTAAAGATGGTTATCCCACAAGCTGCAGAAGCAGAAGCGTCATCTATACTGTGtatatacacttaaaattaagCGTGTGTGTAGGTATAGGGGTTTTACAAATACGGGGAGGTGTATTCACAATTCACagatctagagagagaaagtgagcTATCGAATGAGAAGTTGTGACTACAAAAAGTGAGAGCTTCTTCTTCTCCCCCTCTTTTTTCTTCGCCATTTCCTATGCTaatgtttttttgtttattctctctttattttataaatcaaaGAGGCATCGTCATACTCATACTACCAATATTTATGCtgcataaaaaaataattgaatactGCCTAAAACTGGACTAATTTAAGCTTTGCAATATCACTAGCTTTTATTTAATGTGATTTATGTAAATATAAAAGGTCTATATAATTAGAGCAAATTTTGATGTCAAAAAAGATTATTCGCTTT from Salvia splendens isolate huo1 chromosome 4, SspV2, whole genome shotgun sequence encodes the following:
- the LOC121798733 gene encoding zinc finger CCCH domain-containing protein 30-like — encoded protein: MSYSFLNVETEDTFTSLLEHAANNDLEGFKKFIGCNPSSVDEVGLWYGRQNGSSQMVLQHLTPLMVAATYGSIDVLKLIVSLPEVDVNRDCGVDNSTALHCAASGGSVNAVDAVKLLLASGADPNLTDANGRRPLDVVVVSPKSQATKYSIQMMLTMGTSFEEEHHLRVLIGASSLDSPPLSPSLANGSPRSPELVPSPEGMKSNDLPALPAPEKKEYPVDPSLPDIKNSIYSTDEFRMFSFKVRPCSRAYSHDWTECPFVHPGENARRRDPRKYHYSCVPCPDFRKGACRRGDMCEYAHGVFECWLHPAQYRTRLCKDGTSCNRRVCFFAHTQEELRPLYVSTGSAVPSPRSNASAANAMDFTAAMSLLPGSPSSVPAMSPSPFTPPMSPSANSISNPSWQFQQNVPALHLPGSNFQSSRLRSSLHARDIPFEDMNAFGDMDLQQQQQQLLNELPHLSQSSISANMMSRSVRPKTLTPSNLEEIFSVESSSPRYSDQTLASTVFSPTQKSAVLNQFQQQQQSMLSPIKTTFSPRNVDHTLLPGPFGVPSSGRMSPRAVEPISPMSARVSMLARQEKQHQQFPSLSSRDLGSNAAAAVASMEGNWSKWGSPNGQPEWGVNADDFGKLKRSSSFDLLNHGEEPDLSWVHSLVKESPQDMKEKSVPHVSGATGSATSSGEGVHLNNEIEQADQSVLGAWLEQMQLDQLMAQ